Sequence from the Erythrobacter insulae genome:
CCTATCGCAAAGGCGAAGTGCTACCCGCCCCGGCCGAATATGGCGCGATGGTAGCGCGAGTGACAAAAGATTGGGGCGTATCGCTGATCTTTGAACCGGGACGCGTGATCGCGGGCAATGCGGGCGTTTTGTTGACCCGCGTGGTGCGGGTGAAACGCGGGCTCAATCACCCCTTTGTGATTGTCGATGCGGCGATGAACGATCTGGCCCGGCCCGCGCTTTACGGAGCGTATCACCATTTTGAGGCGGTTGAGCCAAGCGGCGCTGATATGACCGCCAATATTGTCGGCCCGATTTGCGAAACCGGCGATACGTTTGCGATGGGCCGCGAATGTGACGCGCTGCAAAGCGGCGATCTTGCGGTCTTTCGCACTGCGGGCGCCTATGGCGCGACGATGGCATCAAGTTATAATTCGCGCGGTTTCGTTGCCGAAGTGCTGGTCGATGGCGATGCCTTTGCGGTTGTTGCAGACCGTATTGACGCTGGTTCAATTATGGACGCAGAGCGGGTGCCGGACTGGCTGGCATGACACCGGGCAGCCCAGAATTGGGAAGCCTGCCGCTGTTCCACCAGATCGCCGGAAGTCAGATTCTGGTTTTGGGCGAAGGCGAGGCTGCTGAACCCAAACGGCGGTTGGTTGCGCGCGCGGGCGGCGTGATTGTCGATGATGTGCAGCGCGCCATCGATGAAGGCGTGCGGATCGCCTTCATTGCCTATGATGATCCCAAAGCGTGCGAAGTGGCCGCCATTAACCTGCGGTGCGCTGGTATGCTGGTGAACGTGGTTGATCGCCCGGAGCTGTGCGATTTCACCACGCCGAGCATTCTGGACCGCAATCCGTTATTAATCGCAGTCGGGACAGGCGGAGCGTCGGCGGGGCTCGCCAAGCATATCCGGCTTCGTCTGGAGCGGATTTTACCCGATACTCTTGGTAAGCTGGCAAACGCTCTGTTTGCTGCGCGCCCGGCCCTGCGTAAGAATTATCCCGCAGGCTCCGATCGGCGCAAAGCGTTGGATCACGCGCTGGGTGAAGGCGGGGTGCTCGATCCGCTCGACCCGAATGCCCATGCAAAAGTGCAGGAATGGGCGGCGCATTGCGCACCAAAACCTTCAGCGCGAACAGCCGAATTTGTCCTTTCAAGCGCCGATCCCGATGATCTGACAATCAAACAGGCACGGCTTCTGGGAGAGGCCGATGCCGTATGCGCAGATGGAGATGTACCGTCAGCGATCCTGGCCAGAGCCCGCGCCGACGCCGAGCGGTTCCAATGTCCTGGTACCGCCTGCGCAAAAGCACGCAAAGAAGGCACCCTGCCCGCCTGTCTCAAGAATCAATCCACTGCACAGCTCACCGTAATCCTGCGATATCATCCCGCAGCCTAAAGGGCCGCACGACGGCGGCGGGCAGCCGATCAGGCAGCATGCGCAAGCGGAATTTCGACCTCGGCAAAATAACGCGCCATCGCTTCGACTGACTTGTCACTTAGCGCGATGAAGGCGCGGCGTTTATCCGCAGGGTCCGCGATCCGCTCAAACACGCCGGTATCCACCAATTGTTTGATCCACCGCAGCGCAGTTGTCGCTGGCACTCCCGCTGCGATACACAAGGACGTGACGCAGACCCGGCTCTGCTCGGCATGGGCCGCAGTCAGATCAAGCAACATATCCCACGCAGGGTCGGCAAAAAGCTCCGCATCGAAAAACCGCGTGCGCGCCTGACGGCTGGCGATGATTTGCCGGATCAGGGCCGGATTGGGGAGCGGCAAACGGCCACCACCAAAGCCCGCAATCGGGCGATCATCCTTGCCGCGATAATCTTGCTTAAATTCGTTCATGTGCGACGGCGCGCTATCATCGATGAGCGAAATGCGGTCCAGCTGCTGAGCAATCGAATCCACTTGCTGGGACAGGCGCAGCAACGCAATCCGATCTTCTTCACCCATCTCGCGCAAGCGCGCATTCGACACATTGGCCAGCACTCTGCCAACCGCAACGACCCGTTCCGCCCGGCTGGGCTGAACCAGAATCTGCGGATCTGACTGATCTAGCGCAGCAAACACATCATCAAGCGCATCGAGCGATGTCGATACAATCAAATGCGCGCCGGCGCGGGCAATGCGCATGTCCAGCCGCGCCAAAGCCGCCATTCCTGCAGGATCCATGACCGGACAATCGACCATCACCACATCGCCCAGCAATGTAATCGGACCGTCAAGCAGGACCGCAATCTCCCCGCCATCCAGCGTTCGAAAGCCTGCACCCGTCAAATCCTGCGCGATTTCACTACGCATATTCGGCCGATCTGCGAAAATCGCAACGCGCGCTGGCAATCCGGCAGCGTCGCAGGCCATGTCGTCAGCCGTGTCGCCAGCCGTCTCATAGCCGAAATCACCGGTTGTATATGTAGCCTGACCCATCGAATCGCCTCCGTTAAGAACGGAACGAGAGTAGAACAAATCAAGATCAGGTCAAGATTTTAGCGCAATCTTCGGGTTCTGCGCCGGGCAATTGAACCATTTGGCGCTATGGTCAGACTACCAATGTAATGACCGATCAAAACCCTCTTTCAACGCCGAATTCCGGTGTCTTGTTCGACGAACTTCTCGTCGTGATGGTACAGCAGGGGGAGCGCGCTGCGCTTGATCGTCTTCATGCACGTTGGAATGCGCGCCTTATCCGTGCGGCGTACCGATATACTGGCGATGCCGATCTAGCGCGCGATCTGGCTCAGGAATGCTGGATCGGCATTTGGCGCGGGCTTGCCCAGCTGCGTGAACCGGCCCGCTTTCGCAGCTATGCTTTTGCAATTCTGCACCGGCGCGGGGCGACGCATTTGCGCGCCAAGATCCGGGATCGCGATCACATGGCGAACCCTCCGGCCGCCGAACACATTGGCCAAGGCACAGGCACCGCGCAGCAGGATGAAGCGATCGCGCTGAACCAAGCCTTTGCAAAATTGCCACCGGATCAGCGGCTGGCGGCTCATCTGCATTTTATTGAAGGGCTCACGCTCAAAGAAATCGCCGACGTGCAATCCATCCCGACAGGCACCGCCAAAAGCCGCCTGTTCCACGCCCGCCGCAAATTGAAAGCGGCGCTCGACCCCAGCTTAAACCAAGGAGACGTATGATGACCGACATCGATGATCGCATCAAAGATGCGCTGAATGACGATGACTTTGAATTTCTAAAAACACTCGAAGGGGACCGCG
This genomic interval carries:
- a CDS encoding MarR family transcriptional regulator; its protein translation is MGQATYTTGDFGYETAGDTADDMACDAAGLPARVAIFADRPNMRSEIAQDLTGAGFRTLDGGEIAVLLDGPITLLGDVVMVDCPVMDPAGMAALARLDMRIARAGAHLIVSTSLDALDDVFAALDQSDPQILVQPSRAERVVAVGRVLANVSNARLREMGEEDRIALLRLSQQVDSIAQQLDRISLIDDSAPSHMNEFKQDYRGKDDRPIAGFGGGRLPLPNPALIRQIIASRQARTRFFDAELFADPAWDMLLDLTAAHAEQSRVCVTSLCIAAGVPATTALRWIKQLVDTGVFERIADPADKRRAFIALSDKSVEAMARYFAEVEIPLAHAA
- a CDS encoding RNA polymerase sigma factor is translated as MTDQNPLSTPNSGVLFDELLVVMVQQGERAALDRLHARWNARLIRAAYRYTGDADLARDLAQECWIGIWRGLAQLREPARFRSYAFAILHRRGATHLRAKIRDRDHMANPPAAEHIGQGTGTAQQDEAIALNQAFAKLPPDQRLAAHLHFIEGLTLKEIADVQSIPTGTAKSRLFHARRKLKAALDPSLNQGDV
- a CDS encoding precorrin-2 dehydrogenase/sirohydrochlorin ferrochelatase family protein — protein: MTPGSPELGSLPLFHQIAGSQILVLGEGEAAEPKRRLVARAGGVIVDDVQRAIDEGVRIAFIAYDDPKACEVAAINLRCAGMLVNVVDRPELCDFTTPSILDRNPLLIAVGTGGASAGLAKHIRLRLERILPDTLGKLANALFAARPALRKNYPAGSDRRKALDHALGEGGVLDPLDPNAHAKVQEWAAHCAPKPSARTAEFVLSSADPDDLTIKQARLLGEADAVCADGDVPSAILARARADAERFQCPGTACAKARKEGTLPACLKNQSTAQLTVILRYHPAA